CATTTCTaacattacaataaaataatataagttCTCATTGTTATTTTTGCAGCAGTATTacatatctatatgtatatatacattacctgAAGCATTATTCAAAGATTATTTAACTGTTCTAGAAAAATGACACTATAAAATTTTCAAACGAAGGATTGTCCCTTAATAAGTACAAGGAGACAAAAAGATGTtttcactttaatatttttattaatttttttttgtgaaaaaatgtagAAATACACAAATTATGCAATGCATAAAAATATGGTTGATTGAAGATTACTTCTGCAACAGAAGCAAAGGACTTTGGGATCACACACTAACACATACATctcgctctctctctctctctctcgctCCCTCTGCCATGGTTCTTATATATGGACATGAATACATTTTTTAACTGACAAAGGCAAATAAATACTTATCACATTGATCATTCCAAAAGCACTAGTTCAGTTCCTGTTTTGTTCACATTGAACACAATAGATATTTGAACTAAAAATTCAGACTGTAACCGACGCACCCCCTCGGACTCAATGGAAGGAATATAGCTACTTCCCACTAAATGCTGATGTCCGCAGTAAATTGTTCACTAAAATTTCATACTATTTCAGCTTTAATGACTTCAGTTTTCAAGGACTATTTCTTGCTCCAAGACTTTAAGAGGCTGAAAGCAGTGATGTTTGGTCCAGATCTTCAGACGGTACCTCAATTTTCTTCAACGAGAGAGAGGTCTTGTTCAAACATAACATACAGAAATAATTTGTTCAGTTAACCTAAATATTCTTTAATCCTAACCTACATTGGCCTGCCTCGCCCCCTACCCATGCCTGGGGCACCACCTTCACCTCCAGCCTTAGGGTTTCGTATCGTCTCGTCCACAGACAGAATGAGACAGGCAGCCTCAGCGGCAGCTGTTAAAGCGTTGATCTTTACAACGGCAGGTTCCCAGATGCATCCTACGAAGTTGTCAGCTATGTCTTCTGTCATTACATCCACACCATACCACATGCAACCTGTTAAAATTAGCCAAAGTGTGAATTTATTTGtctgtttacaaataaaaaggTACAATACATCGATCAGAGATAAACTTCCTCACCACAATTCTGTTGCATCACTGTAAACTAATGGTCTTTCATGTGTGATTTACTTCAACAAATTCTGTGAAAGTATATATCTGCGAATTAACAACTACACCAATTGTATCGATATCACTTTCCAttcatttttcaattaattaacgaatgttaatcttcgcatacttgttttaaaattgaaatcacGAAATTACGCGGCTgtgaaagttggtttacagtaattaaaGGATCAATCACACACAGAAGGAAAATTTCACAAAGCTGGAACATTTCAAAGATGTAACTTAATCCAAGTGCAACCATTACTTTCACATCTATCCTAGGATGGAACATGAAATGTTCACATATCTATGAAAATTTCAACAATTCAGATCCTATTCAGGTTTTTATGCAGGTTCAAATCAATCAGGTTTTTTtcaaagatgtttttttttgttatatatatatatatactagggTTTTTTAGGATCTAACATTCAATATCCACTTCTGACAAAATATTGTAAGTATCTTACCACTCCAGTGTTTCTGTCGGAGGTTGTTCAGAATGTTGGTAGCATCAAATCCAGCATTCTCACAGAGCTGGCGAGGAATGATTTCCAGGGCCTTTGCTATAGCAGCTATCAGCAGTTGTTCTTTGCCTGCGATGGTTCGTGAGTAATCTCTAAGGTACTTACTCAACTCCATCTCAATAGCTCCACCACCTACAATACAAAATTAATCCTTAATCAATAGATATCCAAAGTAACATGAAAATACTTCTCTTCTAAAGCTCTCTAGATTTATGAAGACCAACTTCTCCATACTGTTACAAGCATCCAGAATCAACATAAActccaaaataaaaattttcaaatgtgTCTGAAGTAGGATGTCCAATTTATGTACCATTATTAATCCACTGCATGCTTTTCAGCTTTAGATTGGTactgtatttgttttaattttgcatcGAGGaatgatttagtatttcctCTTCCTACAATACACGTACTGGTATTTAACAGAAAAAGTACAGTTATCTTTCTTGTCATTCAATTCACTTTATTCCCAGGTATTTGGAAATGAAATTGACTGCAAATGTAGCAAAAATTAATCCTCTGTGAATCAAAGTATCATAACCTACCAGCAACAACAGCGTCATTCTTCATGGCTCGTCTGACAATCATGATGGCATCATGAAGTGATCTCTCAGTTTCCTCAATAAACTGTTCAGCGCCTCCTCTCAAGATTAAAGTACAGGTCTTGGCTTGGGGACACCCAGTGAAAATGTTGTACCTATCACCATACAaaatttttatgttattaaagggacaattcaggctaaaagaacattaaaatttgtacatatatcgggaaaaaaccagttctaatggaaataagatcagttggttttactgtaatatgccagaATAGCCCATGGTGGCGAAATGCGTGTGgagtgttcaaactcgctcgctgtccgccattacacattgtggtcgaacttcttgtatgccgaaccctgtcccttgctcgtagagtaatgctacttttgtctagaactgctcaaatcgctgtgacaatagtgtgtttaccttattaggtgaattggctcgtcttaaaaaatcattttatcacctcctcagtggttatgcagttcatttgttaaacgtgcgtgacgttggctcgggtatagTTACAGCGAACAAATTTTACCTgctgaatcgtattgatcaatgatttataattacaacggtatagattaaaatactaaacaatgacgtggaatttgtcaatatttatgttatatgtttcataagaaatgtagaacaatacatttatgccatattttgcttcttggttatcgCTTTCAAAAGTACACAGATTGGTTTGACAGTAAAACAGTTTTCTTATTCTACATTTAATCCTTTCAtgttttcattatcatttaCCAACTCTATCAAttgaatatttatcaaatggCTAAAAGACAATGACATGAATATATAGTGAAATACACTGGATGCTAGCTAATAAGTGCCAACACTGGATACAGTGAAGTCTAGTACTAGTAAACGTTAAGCAGTACATAAAGTCAAACCAGAATACAGAAAATCCTTATCTCAATATCCATTGTACTGTAAAAATGTACTTTTTTAGTCTTCAAAATATACACAAGTTTGCTTTCCAAGTGCAAACTTCAAATTTAACAGATCCTAAGTTGATAAGTTCCTGTGTATTTGTGCTCTATTTTCATTCTCGGAGAGAATTCTTTGATACAGAGATATCAAAAGTTTCACAACCTAATAAGTATATCAAATATGTAATTACCTTTCTCCTCCTACTTGGATTTCTTCAAAGTTCTGGCAGCTACCAAGGACGTCCTCTGTAAGGTTCTGAATAGATGTCTGTATTGATCCTCCACAAGCCTTCATGGTTCTCCTCAAGTCCTCATCTGCTACACGACCGGCACAGAACATGTCCCTGTAAAGTACATGTTGAGGATAAGTGGTAACGAACACACTCAATTCACTACCTTGTAGATAAAACTGATTTGATGTAATACTTTGGTATGGTTATGAATCCATTTCGCTACCTATTGCATGgacaaaagaaaatttgtttgtttcaaGTACTATGATGGAGACCTAGAAAATTCTCCACCAACTCTCACGAAACAGAAGACAAAATCTGAACAAGAGTGTCCTTGTCCAGAACGGACAGAGACACAAGTCAGACCAGGTCATTAATCTACCACAGGTGTAACGCTAGACCCAGCTATAGACAACTGGCCAGCTGACTTACCTGTGGGGAAGGGGAGACAATTTAGCTAAGCGATGGAAACACCATGAATTCAGCTCTTGGGGAGTTGTggtattatttttcattttttatttcagaatatttaaAGTCAGATGTTAAAGACAATGGGAATAATATCCATTACTTATAATTATTGTTTGCAATTTTTGCATACTGATGACATAACCTTCCCTCAAGAGCAGATAACCCCGTGAAATAAAGATGAACAACATGATAAACGGATGTAGATATTTCTTCAATGAGAATGTCATAATTTGTcttatccccccccccccatgtcGTTTTTTAACTGACTTAATTCATTTCAATCCAAATTACCTGTCAGCAAAATACTGAGTGGCGACATCTCCAATAGGCAACTTAGATAGTACTACTTTAGCTCCACTCTCGTGAATTTTATCCAACTTATCATACAGAATTTTCCACTCGGCATCAACAATAGACTGATATTCCTGCAAATACAATTTAGACAATTCATGTTAATTACTCTTTAGATTAGATTTGaggatacatatatatgtaataggACGGCTGTATGTAGTAATGTTTCGTCCACGGTTCTTTTATGGATCTGAGGTTCCGTGTTGGTTTACTTATCATACAAATACGACTAAAACCGAAATAcaaattcaattatttcattataattcAACAGATCTATAtccaaacaaataacaaatattttgagGCAACGAAACAATTTACGGTGTTAATAAAAGCCACCCGTCCTTCCTGCTAGATATCATAAATTCATTTAACCTCTAGAACATACTTCTATACTTTAATACTACATGGCTACAAGGCCTTATATCCAGCTATAGCTACCTAGGAAGTGACCCGGCCGACAATACCTTGTCTCAGTGCCAAAGTGACCGATACAGGCTACAACACGGTCTTTTATACCTGTATCGGTAACTTGAATGGTTTACGCCGCTGCATTATAACAAAAAGTGGTACTGTCCTGGTACCCGTATGTCGTAAACAATATGACAGCAGacgaaatattaataatattaacaaCAAAATGATAACCAGTTATACACATAAATTAACCACTCCTAccacatatacactgtatttgaccaaataagCACCCCTGTTTCTATATGTTACTACGCCTTTTTTCAGGCCCCAATTTCACTTacctcaaattaaatgcagatTGAAACTATGAAAACTGTGTAAGTTTCTCTCCTTTACTTTCTTTTGTCAATTAATTAATAGCTTACTCTGTGCAATGATTTGAGAAATGTTAGCCTAAATTTGGGATTCTTAAGCAcctattttttctttttcttaaatATTTGGCATGTGCCATTGGGTTGAATATGAGACATAGGATTTTTTCATTTGCGGTTTTATGAAAATCTCCAAGAAgtctttattttcaatataagaaTCAAATTCTTATATCACATGATCTGTATGCGAAACCAAAAACACTTTTCAAGACGAAAGATATGCAAACATACCTCCACATTGTCTACTCGGATTTCTGCATTATCTTTTTCTGCCTTCAATTCCAGTTCTACATTCAACATAGCTATCTTAGGGTTGACATATTTCTTAGGCTGCATTTCAAATCCAGCGTAGCTGAAGGTCTTTTTGAATGCTACACCAGCAATTAACCTAGAATCCTGCAAAGAAATTGGaaagttaattttaatttatttcaatagtCGTCAATTTTAAAATACTGTTATTAAAACCTTTGTGAGAAATGTGTTTGAATGGGAAAAGAAACTCTGTTTAAATCAATTATTAAATGTCCTAAAAAACTTGTCTTGCTAAAGCAGACAACTAAAGCAAGGTAGTCAAGTTCTGTTGATTAATGTCCCAAAGCTTTGGCCCTCTGATGTTCATGGAAAAGAGCAAAGAGGAATTTGACATACTTTGGATATTTATAACCAAACATATCTACCATGAATtgattcatttaattaattttcaggAAACTGTTCTTGTACAGTGCTTCAAATGTGGGTTTAATTTCGCAATATATCAACTCTTCTAAATCCAATATTCACAAATTAATTAAGTTTTAGTGGTGTCATGTTTTAATACCGATATATTGCTTGAAAACagaatattttttgtatggTGCACAGTTGCCAGTGACTGTATATGCTCTATAAGCATAGCCCTAATGATTATATGATAATACAGCTGCATAACCATTTACAGTgcataaaattttaaataataatatactgGACTTTCCTGGATTTCAGTGAAACCATGAATACAGCAAAAATAAAACCTTGACTAACTTTACCCACTATGCAGTATCCAAACCTTTGTGTGAAACAAGTTGGAATGGCAAAGTAATTCTTTGCTTAAATCAACTAATGTCCCAGTGATTTTTAGGTACATTTGGGgtcaaataattataaaatcccCTTCCCCTAGAATAATTTTGCAATGTTTTCctaattttatgtaaataatttcccaaataaagaaaaacttactaaaatatacatgtttcaaGAAAGATGAAATGTAGTGTTTTCACATTTCAAGAGGTATAGGCCCCTGAAATTATCGAGTAAGAAAATCACCATGTCCTACGAACTTGTCTTGCTAAAGCTAACAACTAAAGCAAGTTAGTCAAGTTCTGTTGATTAATGTCCCAAAGCTTTGGCCCTCTAATGTTCATGGAAAAGTACAAAGAGGAATTTGACATACTTTGGATATTTATAACCAATTGATGTTATAACCATACATTCATTTTTGTATGCACCTGAAATATTTCATACAGGGAGGAACCTTTTAACCATATTTTGggaagaaaataattttcagtTGCAATGGAGGAAATCATCAGCTActctttttaaaatgaaaactatCCAGAAACAAAGACAATTAAGGTAAAATATACTTTCCCACCAACAATCTAGCAATGAAAGAGATAATCTGAGCATTGACAtgttttttccccatttttttttacaagtcaaaatgacaaaacatttGAAACACAACATATTAAACTTATTTCCCTAAATACCAGTTGATTTCATAGACCTGGGTTTAATTACATACCAAGTCAATAAAGTAATGATTCTGTGCATCAGATCTTGACAAGTAAATAATTCAGGCAGTAATATAACAAAGCATTACCTCTAATCCACCTCCTGTGACCTTCTTTACACCAATCATGTTCAGTGGCAAAAGGTCGTCCAACAGGCTCACAGCTTCAACAACCATCTTGGCGAAAAATTCCTTCTGATGTGCCACAAGCTTAGAGCTGAGGGTTGTAGCAGCACATTTTTCCAACAAGCTTCTCTGCTCACTGTGCAAAGAATAGTAAAACATCTTATTTTCTTGTCAAAACACAGACCTTTAAACATACATTTGCCAAGGGTGACTGAAGGCTATTCTAGTAAAATATCTACCTCACACAAGCACTTCAGCTTTTGTTAAATACTAACTCAAGCACTTCGGCTTTTGTTAAGAAGTCAGTGATTTGCAGGACTCGCCTAGGAGTCCTGGACTCATCGTTTTCCTGTGGGACTCGCCAACATTTTGAGAACCCTCTAAATTTCTTTGTATTGGGACTCACCAAAATTTGGAAATTAAGTGTTCTGGACTTGCTTTAAAAAATCCTTCATAAATTGCTGGAAGTACTAAGTCCAGGACCCCAATTTCTTGAAACAATTCTCAATACTCCCAATTTCTTGAAACAATTCTCAATACTGAAGTTTACTTAAACTTATTGGAATTGTgcaaaatacacatatatacatatatatacaatcacatAGAAATTAGTACAATATCATAGACAAGTTTCAATTGTAAtatacactgaaatcataaatTTGTATTATATGAAGGCTACATAACTTAGGTTAAGCATACAACACTAAAATAACTATATAGAAATTATTGGAGGGGGGATCTTATTTTAATGGCCTCAAATATAAGTGTTGCTAATTTACGTATATCTCTTATATTTTCGCAATATAATAATTGTATCAACTTAAACATAGATGGTTTACGCCAATAAAAAGGTTTTACATATCTTTCTTTCTTAAAtcatgataattaatacatatcaaaataaaatgatattcgtctTTAACATCTAAATTGCAACCAGGGCAAAAGCTTTGTTCTCTAGCAGTACTTATCAGTATATCTGCCTGTTTTGATGGCCAAATAATGAGCAGATTGAcgaaatttagataaaacaattCGGTATTTAGGAGGTATATATATTTGGTCAAATACTATTGTATAGTAACATGATTCACAATGtgcttatataatatacattttgataaGGAATCCAATAAGCCTCTCAAATGTTGCCGACTCTGATCAAGGTAGTTGTTGCTTTATCAAACATAATATATTACATGATTATGATTATACAGATAGTGAT
This genomic window from Argopecten irradians isolate NY chromosome 11, Ai_NY, whole genome shotgun sequence contains:
- the LOC138334872 gene encoding T-complex protein 1 subunit eta-like isoform X1, with protein sequence MQPQIILLKEGTDSSQGIPQVVSNISACQAIADAVRTTLGPRGMDKLIVDGQGKAVISNDGATILKTLDVVHPAAKTLVDIAKSQDAEVGDGTTSVVLLAGEFLKQAKPYVEENVHPQVLVRAYRKAAVLCVQKIKEISVKIKKEDPKMTNDAAAHLKIEQRSLLEKCAATTLSSKLVAHQKEFFAKMVVEAVSLLDDLLPLNMIGVKKVTGGGLEDSRLIAGVAFKKTFSYAGFEMQPKKYVNPKIAMLNVELELKAEKDNAEIRVDNVEEYQSIVDAEWKILYDKLDKIHESGAKVVLSKLPIGDVATQYFADRDMFCAGRVADEDLRRTMKACGGSIQTSIQNLTEDVLGSCQNFEEIQVGGERYNIFTGCPQAKTCTLILRGGAEQFIEETERSLHDAIMIVRRAMKNDAVVAGGGAIEMELSKYLRDYSRTIAGKEQLLIAAIAKALEIIPRQLCENAGFDATNILNNLRQKHWSGCMWYGVDVMTEDIADNFVGCIWEPAVVKINALTAAAEAACLILSVDETIRNPKAGGEGGAPGMGRGRGRPM
- the LOC138334872 gene encoding T-complex protein 1 subunit eta-like isoform X2: MQPQIILLKEGTDSSQGIPQVVSNISACQAIADAVRTTLGPRGMDKLIVDGQGKAVISNDGATILKTLDVVHPAAKTLVDIAKSQDAEVGDGTTSVVLLAGEFLKQAKPYVEENVHPQVLVRAYRKAAVLCVQKIKEISVKIKKEDPNEQRSLLEKCAATTLSSKLVAHQKEFFAKMVVEAVSLLDDLLPLNMIGVKKVTGGGLEDSRLIAGVAFKKTFSYAGFEMQPKKYVNPKIAMLNVELELKAEKDNAEIRVDNVEEYQSIVDAEWKILYDKLDKIHESGAKVVLSKLPIGDVATQYFADRDMFCAGRVADEDLRRTMKACGGSIQTSIQNLTEDVLGSCQNFEEIQVGGERYNIFTGCPQAKTCTLILRGGAEQFIEETERSLHDAIMIVRRAMKNDAVVAGGGAIEMELSKYLRDYSRTIAGKEQLLIAAIAKALEIIPRQLCENAGFDATNILNNLRQKHWSGCMWYGVDVMTEDIADNFVGCIWEPAVVKINALTAAAEAACLILSVDETIRNPKAGGEGGAPGMGRGRGRPM